In bacterium, a genomic segment contains:
- a CDS encoding acetyl-coenzyme A synthetase N-terminal domain-containing protein yields MEVVHPIVRRWQREALEDPERFWDRAARALLWIRTWDRVFKWQYPDFRWFIGAQTNLAAKRP; encoded by the coding sequence GTGGAAGTGGTCCACCCGATCGTCAGACGGTGGCAGCGCGAGGCGCTCGAGGACCCCGAGCGGTTCTGGGACCGGGCCGCCCGCGCGCTGCTGTGGATCCGGACCTGGGATCGCGTTTTCAAGTGGCAGTATCCCGACTTCCGCTGGTTTATCGGCGCCCAGACGAACCTCGCCGCAAAAAGGCCGTGA